The DNA region TTTTCCAGCATTTTAGACCCACAGGTGGTGTATATGCCTTCTGTACAAATATTATCCTTTATACCGATGGGGATGCCCGCCAATTTCCCCACAGGCTCACCGTTTTTTATCTTCTCATCCACCTTCTTAGCCTGTTCCATGGCCTTTTCACCACATACGGTGATAAAAGCCTGGACCTTTTCATCAACCGCTTTTATCCTCTCAAGCATGAGAGCGGTGATCTCCTGTGAAGTAACTTTTTTGTTCAGGATCATATCCCGTATCTCATGGGCAGTCAATTCATATAGTTCCATGCTCTCACATCCTTTCACTCTATTATGCTGGGCACTTTAAAACAGCCATCTTCTTTGTCATCGGTATTCATCAAGACCTTCTCTCTGTCAAGAGACTGGTGAACCACATCATCCCTGAACACATTTTTAACAGGCAGGATGTGGGCTGTAGGCTCCACATCTTCTATATCTAACTCGCTTAACTTATTTATGTAGTCGAGAATGTGCCCCAGTTCTACAGACATCCTCTCTATTTCCTCATCGGTTAGCTTGAGCCTTGCCAATCTGGCAACGTGCAATACCGTATCCCTATCGATCACACCTCTCACCTCTTTTATATTCATGTTTTTACTTCATGCTTACATAAAGCTCAATTATGTTCATATTTTATCAGATAGATAACATTTTTTCAAATTCTTCTTCACTTATAATAGGCACCCCAAGCTTTTGGGCTTTTTCCAGTTTGGATCCGGGGTCTTTTCCTGCCAGCACATAGGTTGTCTTTTTGCTGACGCTGGATGATACCTTTCCTCCATTCTTTTCTATGATTTCAGTGGCTTCAGCTCTTGTATACCTCTCCAGGGTACCAGTAAGGACAAAGGTCATGCCCTGGAACTTATTGCTTGAAATGGATCTACCTACCCGGCGCATATTGACTCCGGCTGCTTTGAGGCGCTCAATCATTTCCCTGTTGTGATCATCGGCAAAAAAGGCCACTACGCTCTCGGCCATTTTTTCTCCAACCTCAGGCACCTGAAGGAGGTCTTCCTCCTTTGCCTTCATGATCTCATCGATGTCCTTAAACCAATCAGCCAGAGTATCAGCGGCTTTTGAGCCTATATACCTTATGCCAAGGCCAAACAGTAACCTTCCTAGGTCATTTTTCTTGCTGTTTTCAATGGCCGTCAAGAGATTATTTGCCGATTTATCCCCCATGCGCTCTAACTTTATCAAGTCGTCGTATTTAAGATAATAAATATCAGCGACATTCTTGACAAGGCCGTTATCAATGAGCTGGGATATGATAGCAGGCCCCAATCCCTCTATGTCCATCGCATCCCGTGAGGCAAAATGGATTATGCCCCTCTTTATCTGAGCAGGGCAATTCAGGTTGGGACATCGGACAGCCGCTTCTCCTTCTATCCTGACAGTTTTTGCGCCACACTCAGGGCACCTATCGGGCATAGCAAATGGTATCTCGTGCCCTGTGCGCTCTTCTTTTACTACCTCCACCACCTCAGGTATGATATCGCCAGCCTTTTGAACCAGCACCGTATCCCCTATCCGTATATCCTTTTCCTTTATGTAGTCTTCGTTATGCAATGTAGCCCTGCTTACTGTAGTCCCCGCCAGCCTGACGGGCGTCAGTACTGCCGTAGGCGTTATAACCCCAGTTCTACCTACCTGGACAATGATATCCTCCACTTTTGCTTTCTGCCTCTCAGCCGGGAATTTATAGGCCACCGCCCATCTGTAATGTCTGGCTGTTGCCCCCAGCACATCCCGTTTAGCCAGGTCGTTTACCTTCAAGACCATGCCGTCGATCTCAAAGGGCAACTGATGGCGCTTCTCTCTCCACTCCTCAATATAGCTCAAAGCTTCATCGATGCTGTTTACATGTATCAAATAAGGGCTGATCTTAAAGCCTATATCCTTGAGGTATTCTAATGCCTCTATATGGGTTTTGAACTCTCTTCCTTCAATTCTCTGGAGGTTGAATACAAATATATCCAGCTGCCTTTTAGCCGTTATAGCTGGGTCCAGCTGCCTCAGTGAACCAGCTGCTGCATTCCTGGGATTGGCAAAAAGTGGCTGCCCCTCCTCTTCCCTCGCCTGATTCAGCTCGGCAAAGTACTTTTTGGGCATGTACACTTCACCGCGAACCTCCAGGGTTACGTCTTCTTTCAGTCTAAGGGGAATAGACCTTATCGTCTTGAGATTCTGGGTGACATCCTCACCCACATAGCCATCGCCTCTGGTGGCTCCCCTCACAAAAGTTCCTCTTTCGTATTGCAATGCCACAGAAAGACCGTCGATTTTAAGCTCCAGCACGTAATCGGTATCTCCCACCGCCTCTTTTACCCTTCTGTCAAAATCTCTGAGCTCACCACCGTTAAACACGTCGTCAAGGCTCAGAAGTGGAATACTGTGTTGATGCTGGGCAAACTCCTTTAGCGGTTGCCCACCTACCCTCTGGGTCGGAGAGTCCGGCGTGATAAGCTCAGGGTGCTGGCTCTCCAGCATCTTTAACTCATTCATAAGCCTGTCGTATTCATCATCGGAAATCTCAGGAGAATCCAGCACGTAATACATATAATCGTGATGGGATATCATCTTTCTCAGCTCTTCTATCCTCTTTACTACACTATCGCTCATGTTACTCCCTCTCAATTTATACGATTCTTCTACATTTCCAGAAACCTTCAGACAATTCTATTATAGCATAAAACCATATTGTTATGTAAAACCTCTCATTGACAAATCATGTAGATTGAATTACAATATATATGACAGTATTGATAATGAATCTCAGATTCATCTGCTTATTTGGAATACATAAACTGTTCTCTAAATAACATGTAACAGGGAGGTGGACCTATGACTCTTGACCTGGCTAGTATAGGTAATAAACTGATCATAGATAAAATTGACGACGAGAAGGTAAAAATTCAGATACTGCGCTTTGGTATATCAGAAGGTTCTCTGGTAAAATGCGTAGATAAGCTACCAAAAGGACCCGTAATCATTCAAAACCGTATGCAGGAAATCGCCATAGGTAGAAAACTGGCTGAAAAAATCAAGATCAGAGAAGTAAAGGAGGGTTAAGATGAGCAGTTGTTGCACGCCCATTAAAATCAATATACCTGAAAACGCCAAAAAAATTGTCCTGGTAGGAAACCCCAATGTAGGCAAATCAGTGTTTTTCAACGCTCTCACCGGGATGTACGTAGATGTCTCTAATTTTCCCGGAACCACAGTTGATATAAGTTATGGGATGTACGGTAATGATGTAATAATAGACACACCAGGTGTCTACGGCGTCTCCTCTTTTAACGATGAAGAAAAGGTAGCTCGGGATGTAATTTTAAGTGCTGACATAATCCTGAATGTGGTAGATGCTCTGCATCTGGAGAGAGACCTTTTTTTGACCCAGCAATTGATCGATATGGGCAAACCCATTATCGTCGCTTTAAACCAGATGGACGAAGCTAAAAAAAATGGAATATCTGTAGACGTTCAAAAATTATCCCAAGAACTTAACGTCCCTATAATACCCTGCATCGCTATAAAAAACATAGGTATAAGTGAAGTCAAAAAAAATTTGTACAATGCCAGGAAGGGAAACCCCATTGAAATTGTAAGGGAAAATTACAGGACCTATGAAAACAGCGGCATTGACCCCAGTGAAATCCTGCTGATACTGGAAGATGACGAAAACGTGTGTGCCAGAAATGGTATAACAAATCCCCCGGGGCTCAGGGAAAAGATCTATAGCGAGAGGCGCAAAAGGGTAGATCAGATCGTAAATGCCGTTGTAAGCGAGCAATACGCTCAGGCCTCTTTTTCTGCAAAACTTGGAAAGCTCATGCTCAAACCTGTTACAGGCGTCCCTTTATTGATAATAACTCTCGTTATCATGTATGAGGTCATCGGGGTATTCGTCGCCCAGACCGTTGTGGGTTTCACTGAAGGCACCGTGATGGACGGCCTCTACAGGCCATTTATAACAAAAGTAATCGGAAGCATCATACCTCAGAAGTCATTTTTAGGCAGCATCCTCATCGGCGAATTCGGGCTTTTGACCATGACCGTCGTTTATGTAATTGGCCTGCTTCTACCCCTGGTCATAGGCTTCTACCTCTTTCTGTCGCTACTGGAAGACTCGGGGTACCTCCCCAGAATAGCCGTGTTGGTCGACAGAGTGTTGACAAAGCTGGGTTTAAACGGCAAAGCCATAATACCCATCATCCTGGGTCTAGGCTGTATTACCATGGCCACGATTACCACCAGGATATTGAACTCCAGACGAGAGCGATTTATAGCGACTATGCTCCTGGGACTGGCAATACCCTGTTCGGCACAGCTGGCTGTCATCACCACCATGATAGCACCCCTTGGTCCTCTCTATATAATATCCTATGTCATAATACTAATAGCCATATTTGTTGCTATAGGTACTATCCTCAATAAAGTGCTGCCCGGAGAATCCACAGACCTTTTAATAGACCTGCCAACATTAAAAGTACCCCGCATCGACAATGTCGTAAAGAAAACCATCACAAAGACAAAAATGTTTCTTGAAGACGCTGTTCCATTGTTTGCAGCGGGATCTGTTGGCATATCTATACTGCAGTATACAGGTGTTTTAAATATTATACAAAAACTAGCTGCCCCTCTGACCACAGGATGGCTAAAGTTGCCTAAAGAAGCAGCAAATGCCTTTATAATGGGATTTGTAAGGCGTGACTTCGGAGCTGCTGGACTTTATTCGCTTAAACTGAGCCCCAATCAAACTCTGGTGGCATTAGTTACAATAACGCTCTTCGTACCGTGTATAGCCGCGACCATGATTATATTTAAGGAGAGAAGCAAGGCAGAATCGTTGATCATATGGTTTGGTTCGGTGTTTCTGGCATTTTTAATCGGTGGTACCCTGGCACAGATTATACTGTGAGGTGATATTTATGAAGACATGCCCTCAATGCGGATACAGGGTAAAAGAAACAGCGGAGAGATGCCCTAGATGCAATAAAATCCTCGTGGTTTTGGCACCGTGTACCGGCAGCTGCTTGAGCTGTAAACAAAAATGCAAACAAGCTCCAAAAAATTAATGTTCCAATTAAATAACATGGAAAAAATATTTAAGTATTAAAAGCACGATTATGCCCGGTATACCAAAAAAACCTGTAACGAATGCTGTCGCGATATTTATAGGCAGATACAATCCAATAATACCTCCAAAAAAGTTAAATATTAGGAGAAAAATAAATCCTACTATGGAGTTCAATATAAACCTGAACAGGAATTTTATAGAAATGCTAAATAGCCACAGTACAGCGGCCAGTGCGATAATTCCTATTATAAACCACAATGCGCCGGAAAACAGTATCACATCATCACCCCATTTCTACCTTTATGAACCCTCTCCATCCCATAGAGGATGGAGCTTCCTATTTCATCGACCGCTGCCTGCTGTTATTCACAGCAGATCTTACACAATCTCCATAGGCGTAACTTCGGGAGGAACCTTCCCTAACGAAATAAGCACAATTCTCCATCTGATGTCGCTGCTATTGAATTTATCCCCTTATCTATTCCTATTGCTTTTTCTCCTATGGATGCTTTTTCTTTTCTCCTACATCAGAAATTCATCTCCCACCTGTAGAGGATGGGAGCCTTCTTTCAAGTTTTTGTTAAAGAACATCTGTTTTAAAAAACATCTGTCGACGTTCCTGTGCTTCTGACTACTCTATGACTTTCAACGGTGCAAAATCCACAGCCAGTCTTTTAGAGCCTACGCTGTCAAAGACCACCACCACCTCTGAGTCGCTGGCCTCTACCACTGTTCCTATACCCCATTTAGCGTGCTGCACCTTCTGGCCCTCAGTAAATTTTACAGCAGATCTATCTCTTTTATGTCTATGCGTCAGCGGCACTCCAAAATCTCCCTGATCTTGGGTAAAAAGAGTACCTGTTCTCCTGGGTTCTGCCGTGGCCGCGATATACTTTCTCTCACTTCGGGATACGCCCCCTGCCTCGTAACCTTCGTGTTCTATTAAATGCTCAGGTATTTCCTCTACAAACCGCGATACAGGATTGTAATTGACACTTCCATATATATTTCGCTGCAGGGCGTGAGTTATATAAAGCTTCTTTCTGGCACGGGTTATACCTACGTAGCACAGCCTTCGTTCCTCTTCCAGCTGAGC from Caldanaerobius fijiensis DSM 17918 includes:
- the feoB gene encoding ferrous iron transport protein B, with translation MSSCCTPIKINIPENAKKIVLVGNPNVGKSVFFNALTGMYVDVSNFPGTTVDISYGMYGNDVIIDTPGVYGVSSFNDEEKVARDVILSADIILNVVDALHLERDLFLTQQLIDMGKPIIVALNQMDEAKKNGISVDVQKLSQELNVPIIPCIAIKNIGISEVKKNLYNARKGNPIEIVRENYRTYENSGIDPSEILLILEDDENVCARNGITNPPGLREKIYSERRKRVDQIVNAVVSEQYAQASFSAKLGKLMLKPVTGVPLLIITLVIMYEVIGVFVAQTVVGFTEGTVMDGLYRPFITKVIGSIIPQKSFLGSILIGEFGLLTMTVVYVIGLLLPLVIGFYLFLSLLEDSGYLPRIAVLVDRVLTKLGLNGKAIIPIILGLGCITMATITTRILNSRRERFIATMLLGLAIPCSAQLAVITTMIAPLGPLYIISYVIILIAIFVAIGTILNKVLPGESTDLLIDLPTLKVPRIDNVVKKTITKTKMFLEDAVPLFAAGSVGISILQYTGVLNIIQKLAAPLTTGWLKLPKEAANAFIMGFVRRDFGAAGLYSLKLSPNQTLVALVTITLFVPCIAATMIIFKERSKAESLIIWFGSVFLAFLIGGTLAQIIL
- the ligA gene encoding NAD-dependent DNA ligase LigA, which encodes MSDSVVKRIEELRKMISHHDYMYYVLDSPEISDDEYDRLMNELKMLESQHPELITPDSPTQRVGGQPLKEFAQHQHSIPLLSLDDVFNGGELRDFDRRVKEAVGDTDYVLELKIDGLSVALQYERGTFVRGATRGDGYVGEDVTQNLKTIRSIPLRLKEDVTLEVRGEVYMPKKYFAELNQAREEEGQPLFANPRNAAAGSLRQLDPAITAKRQLDIFVFNLQRIEGREFKTHIEALEYLKDIGFKISPYLIHVNSIDEALSYIEEWREKRHQLPFEIDGMVLKVNDLAKRDVLGATARHYRWAVAYKFPAERQKAKVEDIIVQVGRTGVITPTAVLTPVRLAGTTVSRATLHNEDYIKEKDIRIGDTVLVQKAGDIIPEVVEVVKEERTGHEIPFAMPDRCPECGAKTVRIEGEAAVRCPNLNCPAQIKRGIIHFASRDAMDIEGLGPAIISQLIDNGLVKNVADIYYLKYDDLIKLERMGDKSANNLLTAIENSKKNDLGRLLFGLGIRYIGSKAADTLADWFKDIDEIMKAKEEDLLQVPEVGEKMAESVVAFFADDHNREMIERLKAAGVNMRRVGRSISSNKFQGMTFVLTGTLERYTRAEATEIIEKNGGKVSSSVSKKTTYVLAGKDPGSKLEKAQKLGVPIISEEEFEKMLSI
- the gatC gene encoding Asp-tRNA(Asn)/Glu-tRNA(Gln) amidotransferase subunit GatC: MNIKEVRGVIDRDTVLHVARLARLKLTDEEIERMSVELGHILDYINKLSELDIEDVEPTAHILPVKNVFRDDVVHQSLDREKVLMNTDDKEDGCFKVPSIIE
- a CDS encoding FeoA family protein, whose amino-acid sequence is MTLDLASIGNKLIIDKIDDEKVKIQILRFGISEGSLVKCVDKLPKGPVIIQNRMQEIAIGRKLAEKIKIREVKEG
- a CDS encoding pro-sigmaK processing inhibitor BofA family protein — translated: MLFSGALWFIIGIIALAAVLWLFSISIKFLFRFILNSIVGFIFLLIFNFFGGIIGLYLPINIATAFVTGFFGIPGIIVLLILKYFFHVI